One Plasmodium berghei ANKA genome assembly, chromosome: 13 genomic region harbors:
- a CDS encoding fam-a protein, producing MNKFYIQFVLFLLTISLYVNNKTLASDPAPGTSTTPESTHHYPTSEVYEKNKHLLSTDPEETINAEKHMEEIVEYFYRHVIGAYGLKDSREKKNKLGWMYGFKKNYQDNRYIERIHYRPYYDSNHRPKYIPNMHDQITSMLWDPDCKKPFNDGSFKIARVYNPNLVMIQQRYGGSSMNSQKYFYALAAYVEKSKRKSMIVMAIVDINDPNPSNKEYKDAIIKNANLLKTTIDSEDHIRQGKLEKPFVNIAGYFIDEFSSTDFNIVYAKSFDKNAPDVLDNPDVLGALGALNCSKASYSLDVSGITDALDGSKAPAPKKKSCFLCC from the exons ATGAATAAGTTTTATATccaatttgttttatttcttttaaccATCTCCCTATAtgtgaataataaaaccCTTGCATCTGACCCTGCTCCAGGAACATCTACAACACCCGAATCAACACATCATTATCCTAC TTCAGAagtatatgaaaaaaacaagcACCTATTAAGTACCGATCCAGAAGAAACTATAAATGCGGAAAAACATATGGAAGAAATTGTAGAATATTTCTATAGGCATGTTATAGGTGCGTATGGTTTAAAGGATAGTCgtgagaaaaaaaataaattgggTTGGATGTAtggatttaaaaaaaactatcAAGACAATAGATATATTGAAAGAATACATTATCGTCCATATTATGATTCAAATCATCGtccaaaatatattcccAATATG CATGATCAAATAACAAGCATGTTATGGGATCCCGATTGTAAAAAACCTTTCAATGATGGCTCTTTTAAAA tTGCCCGTGTGTACAATCCAAATTTAGTAATGATACAACAACGTTACGGAGGTAGTTCTATGAACTCtcagaaatatttttatgcttTAGCTGCATATGTTGAA AAatcaaaaagaaaaagtaTGATTGTCATGGCTATAGTAGATATAAATGATCCCAACCCTTCcaataaagaatataaagacgcaatcataaaaaacgcaaatttattaaaaactACAATTGATTCTGAAGATCATATTAGACAAGGAAAATTAGAAAAACCGTTTGTTAACATAGCTGGATATTTCATAGATGAATTTTCATCAACTGATTTTAATATCGTCTATGCCAAATCT tttgataaaaatgctCCCGATGTTCTCGATAATCCCGATGTTCTCGGTGCTCTCGGTGCTCTCAATTGTTCCAAAGCTTCCTATTCTCTCGATGTTTCCGGTATTACCGATGCTCTCGATGGTTCCAAAGCTCCCGCTCCCAAAAAAAAGAGCTGTTTCCTATGTTGTTAA